A single genomic interval of Corylus avellana chromosome ca10, CavTom2PMs-1.0 harbors:
- the LOC132162953 gene encoding uncharacterized protein LOC132162953 yields the protein MNLISWNCRGLGNPRAIRDLCQMVKEKQPTLLFLLETKSSKYKMEGIRVKLGFEGLFVVDLLGRSGGLALLWREARWLEIQNFTRRLINAVVHPPGHDFQCKLTCFYGHPESARRYESWALLDHLNSFYPKAWMCIGDFNEIVEQGEKYGGALRGDSQMAQCRVPLEHCGLSDLGYKGSKFTWANCHQDGTFMKERLDRAVMNKAWCEMNSNYEVQVLAAKSSDHKPLLLRLFDANAGLPNYYKSFKFEASWLADGECMDVINEVWGMDVSGGMGMQTARLKLAQCQTQLTRWSSRKFGDAQKVLKMKTKLLNELQ from the coding sequence ATGAATCTCATTAGTTGGAAttgtcgggggcttgggaaccctcgagCAATTCGCGATCTTTGCCAGATGGTAAAGGAGAAGCAACCCACTCTTTTGTTCCTTCTGGAAACAAAGAGTAGCAAATATAAGATGGAGGGTATTCGAGTTAAGTTGGGGTTTGAAGGTTTATTTGTAGTAGACCTTTTGGGAAGAAGTGGTGGATTAGCATTATTATGGAGGGAAGCAAGATGgctagaaattcaaaattttacacGACGCCTCATTAATGCAGTGGTGCATCCTCCTGGCCATGATTTTCAATGCAAATTAACATGTTTTTATGGTCATCCGGAAAGTGCAAGGAGATATGAATCATGGGCGTTGCTTGATCACCTTAATTCTTTTTATCCCAAAGCTTGGATGTGCATTGGCGATTTTAATGAGATTGTGGAGCAAGGTGAGAAGTATGGTGGAGCATTACGTGGAGATTCTCAGATGGCACAGTGTCGAGTGCCTTTGGAACATTGTGGTTTAAGTGATTTGGGGTATAAGGGGTCTAAATTTACATGGGCTAATTGTCATCAGGATGGGACTTTTATGAAAGAAAGGCTTGATCGTGCTGTTATGAATAAGGCATGGTGTGAGATGAATTCAAACTATGAGGTCCAAGTGTTAGCAGCAAAGTCATCTGACCATAAGCCTTTGCTCCTACGACTTTTTGATGCAAATGCAGGTCTACCCAATTATTATAAAAGCTTCAAATTTGAAGCTTCTTGGCTAGCTGATGGAGAATGCATGGATGTTATAAATGAGGTGTGGGGGATGGATGTTAGTGGTGGTATGGGAATGCAAACAGCAAGGTTGAAGTTAGCTCAATGTCAGACGCAGCTTACTAGGTGGAGTTCCCGAAAATTTGGTGATGCTCAGAAAGTccttaaaatgaaaacaaagctATTGAATGAGTTACAATAG